The Onthophagus taurus isolate NC chromosome 2, IU_Otau_3.0, whole genome shotgun sequence genome includes a window with the following:
- the LOC111414364 gene encoding GDP-fucose protein O-fucosyltransferase 2, with translation MLIFSKIILLLLFFTTSTLQIEEYCEIDDMVCKGASFKQNYRYLFYDVNPPEGFNLRRDVYMRYAIWAHKLMLNSRLEYHKYVKLVLPPWSRLYHWRYSEKPEFKPWSYYFDLESLQKFAPVIEMYQFFDDVKKTGSNKVLIDEVYILQHYEDMFQSGKFIEKMSIEKCNEPVDPNYFYYKNITSNNVKCLSFHGFTDQLTNLFETSSSKTFLFIHGEVVLHSNFGDKLYWKCRRSMRFNKHLINIANEFRNKNLNSTDVSDKTELPEDWKEEKPRRTALGGPYLSVHLRRGDFVRARPKDTPTISHAAKQIKNRLIDLSINKVFVATDAKINEINELKSILESDGFQVLLYEPNKNVLQKFGDGGVAIIEQIICSYSRYFIGTYESTFSFRIQEEREIIGFPVESTFNRFCGGDSFECEPPSKWKIVY, from the exons atgttaattttttcaaaaattattttattattgttgttttttacAACATCAACCTTACAAATCGAAGAATATTGTGAAATAGATGATATGGTTTGCAAAGGTGcaagttttaaacaaaactacAG gtatttattttatgatgtgAACCCTCCGGAAGGATTTAATCTTCGTAGAGATGTTTATATGAGATATGCAATATGGGCgcataaattaatgttaaattcaAGATTGGAGTATCATAAATATGTAAAATTGGTGTTACCTCCGTGGTCGAGGCTGTATCATTGGAGATATAGTGAAAAACCTGAGTTTAAACCTTGGTcctattattttgatttagaaaGTTTGCAAAAATTTGCTCCGGTTATAGAAATGTATCAGTTTTTTGATG ATGTTAAGAAAACAGGAAgtaataaagtattaattgatgaagtttatattttacaacatTACGAGGATATGTTTCAAAGCGGAAAATTCATTGAAAAAATGTCTATAGAAAAATGTAATGAGCCAGTAGATCCTAActacttttattacaaaaatatcacatcaaataatgttaaatgttTATCATTCCATGGTTTTACTGATCaacttacaaatttatttgaaacttcCTCTTCAAA gacatttttatttattcatggTGAAGTAGTTTTACATAgtaattttggagataaactATATTGGAAATGTAGACGAAGTATGAGATTTAATAAACACTTAATAAACATAGCAAACGAAtttagaaacaaaaatttaaactctACTGATGTATCAGATAAGACTGAATTACCAGAAGACtggaaagaagaaaaaccCCGAAGAACCGCTTTAGGTGGTCCATATTTGTCAGTTCATTTACGCCGGGGCGATTTTGTTAGAGCTAGACCCAAAGATACACCAACGATTTCCCACGCAgcgaaacaaattaaaaatcgattaatcGATCTGTCTATTAATAAGGTTTTTGTGGCAACCGAcgcaaaaattaatgaaattaatgagttaaaatCTATTTTGGAATCTGATGGATTTCAAGTTTTATTATATGAGcctaataaaaatgttttacaaaaatttggtGATGGCGGGGTCGCCATTATTGAACAAATTATTTGTTCTTATTCAAGGTATTTTATTGGTACTTATGAAAGTACTTTTTCATTTAGAATCCAGGAAGAAAGAGAAATTATTGGATTTCCTGTTGAAAGTACTTTTAATAGGTTTTGTGGCGGTGATAGTTTTGAATGTGAACCACCTTCTAAatggaaaattgtttattga
- the LOC111414320 gene encoding vigilin, producing MQQVVNEEGAAYEPATRSYNDLFPALPESTSTAQHTNNTMGQWNNKMRVGTSVITQVFRVPYEERKLDHSDKFGEGESFTTCASIMKETGARIEISSSKDMSLSFLVTGKQNEVLEARRKILIHFQTQASKQISIPKEHHRWILGKKGERLKELEKVTATKISVPLMNDSSDKITITGTKDGIEKAEHEIRVTSDEQSKKAFERVTVPKIYHPFIVGAYNENLNQMIADTGARINVPPPSVNKDEIVIAGEKDGVLAAKAKVEAIYKEMEEKCHIVSVEVAKPQHKYIIGPRGSTIAEILQKTGVSVEMPPTDSSTGTITLRGPHDKLGLALNFVYEKANSSCTTDIDAPAWIHKYIIGKKGSNIKEITQNYPKVHVEFTDKDNKIKIEGPPEDVKKTKETIENIVKDYVAKLIFIEMKVDQRFYKHIIGKNGANVNRLKEETNVLINIDETGLIRIEGTKLGVQKTKLELEEMVKKLENEKEKDVIIEQRHYKNIIGSKGEKIREIRDKFNQVQINFPGPSDKRDVVKIRGPKEDVDKCTKFLQKLVKELNEASYQIEVPIFKQFHKFIIGKGGGNIRKIREETHTKIDLPAEGDKNDVITITGKKENVEEAREKIRRIQDELENIVSEEVTIDPKFYNSLIGTRGKLIHSIMEDCGGVTIKFPTAESKSDRVTIRGPKDDVDRAKQQLLDHANERQLSSYSAEVRAKAQHHKFLIGKNGANIKKIRESTGARVVFPTSADDDHELITIIGKKEAVDAAKLQLEASIKDIDNITESEMVVESCYHKHFVAKRGEVLHRITEECGGVMISFPRPGIASDKVTLKGSKECIEAAKQRIEEIISDLKSMVMIECVIPQHLHRTVMGAKGHKVQGITIDYDVSIKFPEKNKIDDYEGQINGETNGDPVRQCDVIRITGKEENCLKAKQALLDLMPITIDVDVPFELHRSIIGQKGRDVKELMDTYDVHIVLSPADLREDKIKITGTPANVERAKLAVLDRVGELEADRRDRELKSFALKIEVNPEYHPKIIGKRGAVITKIRSDHDVQINFPKKGDPDEHIITITGYEENTHRAKDDIMKIVNELNDLVKEEITIDSRVHSRLIGARGRNIRKIMEDYKVEIKFPRSDDPDPNLVVIMGQEDNVLEAKDYLLNMEEEYLQDVADQEHRDSYRPTFSTLGDSFVGGGRSNGRDNNGFVVQGGPWEQQRAAAVAPNTASVTEFPTFGNRNAIEEPQITPVAGAWGSRR from the exons ATGCAGCAAGTAGTGAATGAAGAGGGTGCGGCGTATGAGCCAGCCACACGCAGTTACAATGACTTGTTTCCCGCTCTACCAGAGTCCACGTCCACAGCTCAGCACACCAATAACACCATGGGACAGTGGAACAACAAGATGCGAGTTGGTACATCAGTCATCACTCAAGTTTTCAG agtACCATATGAAGAACGTAAATTAGATCATAGCGATAAATTTGGAGAAGGTGAATCCTTTACAACATGCGCTTCAATAATGAAAGAAACCGGTGCTCGCATTGAAATATCTTCCAGCAAAGATAtgtctctttcatttttggttACTGGTAAACAAAATGAAGTGTTAGAGGCACgtcgtaaaattttaatacattttcaaaCTCAA gcaagtaaacaaatatcaatcCCAAAAGAACACCATCGTTGGATTCTTGGTAAAAAAGGTGAACGTTTAAAAGAACTTGAAAAGGTTACAGCCACAAAAATATCAGTGCCATTAATGAACGATTCCTCtgataaaattacaataactGGTACAAAAGATGGAATTGAAAAAGCCGAACATGAGATAAGAGTCACATCTGATGAACAATCGAAAAAAGCGTTTGAAAGAGTTACTGttccaaaaatttatcatCCTTTTATTGTTGGGGCAtacaatgaaaatttaaatcaaatgatTGCTGATACCGGTGCAAGAATTAATGTACCTCCACCATCAGTGAATAAAGACGAGATTGTTATCGCTGGTGAAAAAGATGGTGTTTTGGCTGCTAAAGCCAAAGTCGAGgcgatttataaagaaatggaGGAAAAATGTCATATCGTTTCTGTTGAAGTTGCTAAACCTCAACACAAGTATATTATTGGACCAAGAGGGTCTACAATTGcggaaattttacaaaaaaccgGGGTTAGTGTTGAAATGCCACCGACGGATTCTTCAACAGGGACGATTACTTTACGCGGACCTCATGACAAACTTGGATTAGCTTTAAATTTCGTTTATGAAAAAGCCAATTCAAGTTGTACAACTGATATTGATGCACCAGCATGGATTCATAAATACATAATTGGAAAGAAAGGTTccaatattaaagaaattaccCAAAATTATCCAAAAGTTCATGTTGAATTTACTGATAAAGACAATAAGATTAAAATTGAAGGACCACCagaagatgttaaaaaaactaaagaaacAATTGAGAATATCGTAAAAGATTATGTTgccaaattgatttttatagaaaTGAAAGTTGATCAAAgattttataaacatattatTGGTAAAAACGGTGCTAATGTGAACCGATTGAAAGAAGAAactaatgttttaataaacattgaTGAAACTGGTTTGATTCGTATTGAAGGAACGAAATTGGGAGTACAGAAGACTAAATTAGAACTGGAAGAGATGGTTAAAAAGTTAGAAaatgagaaagaaaaagatgTTATCATCGAACAACGTcattataaaaacattattggTTCGAAAGGTGAGAAAATCAGGGAAATTCgcgataaatttaatcaagtacaaattaattttccgGGACCGAGTGATAAACGCGACGTAGTTAAAATAAGAGGTCCCAAAGAAGATGTTGACAAATGCACGAAATTCCTCCAAAAATTAGTCAAGGAACTAAATGAGGCTTCCTATCAAATAGAGGTGCCAATCTTTAAACAATTCCATAAATTCATTATCGGCAAAGGAGGCGgtaatattagaaaaatccGCGAAGAAACTCacacaaaaattgatttaccAGCCGAAGGTGATAAAAACGACGTTATTACGATAACcggaaaaaaagaaaacgtcgAAGAAGCTAGAGAAAAAATTCGTAGAATTCAAGACGAATTGGAAAATATCGTTAGCGAAGAAGTCACAATTGATCcgaaattttataattcattaattgGTACTAGAGGAAAACTAATCCATTCAATTATGGAAGATTGCGGCGGTGTTACTATTAAATTCCCCACGGCTGAAAGCAAAAGCGATAGAGTTACCATTCGCGGACCTAAAGACGATGTTGATCGTGCTAAACAACAATTACTCGATCATGCTAATGAAAGACAATTATCTAGTTACTCGGCCGAAGTTCGCGCTAAAGCTCAACATCACAAATTTCTCATTGGTAAAAATGGGGctaacatcaaaaaaattcgTGAATCAACCGGAGCTAGAGTTGTATTTCCAACAAGTGCAGATGATGATCATGAATTAATTACTATTATTGGTAAAAAAGAGGCTGTTGATGCTGCTAAATTACAATTAGAAGCAAGTATAAAAGACATT gaTAACATTACTGAAAGTGAAATGGTTGTTGAGTCTTGTTACCACAAACATTTTGTGGCAAAACGCGGCGAAGTACTTCATCGTATAACTGAAGAATGTGGCGGCGTGATGATCTCTTTCCCTCGTCCGGGAATCGCAAGTGATAAAGTTACATTAAAAGGTTCTAAAGAATGTATTGAGGCAGCAAAACAACGcattgaagaaataatttccGATTTGAAATCGATGGTGATGATTGAGTGTGTTATTCCGCAACATTTACATCGTACCGTTATGGGCGCAAAAGGACACAAAGTTCAAGGTATAACAATCGATTACGACGTTTCGATAAAATTCcctgaaaaaaataaaatcgacgATTACGAAGGTCAAATAAACGGCGAAACTAACGGCGATCCGGTTCGGCAATGCGATGTTATTCGAATAACGGGAAAAGAAGAGAATTGTCTTAAAGCAAAACAAGCACTTTTGGATTTGATGCCGATAACGATCGATGTTGACGTTCCTTTTGAATTGCATCGTTCGATAATTGGTCAAAAAGGGCGCGACGTTAAAGAATTAATGGATACTTATGACGTTCATATCGTTTTATCTCCAGCCGACTTACgtgaagataaaataaaaataactggCACACCAGCAAATGTTGAACGTGCGAAATTAGCAGTTTTAGATAGAGTTGGTGAATTAGAAGCAGATCGTCGCGATCGCGAATTAAAATCGTTCGCCTTGAAAATTGAAGTTAACCCTGAATATCATCCCAAAATTATTGGAAAACGAGGTGCTGTTATCACTAAAATTAGATCTGATCATGATGTACAAATTAATTTCCCGAAAAAGGGCGACCCAGACGAAcatattattactattactgGATACGAAGAGAACACGCATCGCGCTAAAGACGATATCATGAAAATCGTTAACGAGTTGAACGATTTGGTTAAAGAGGAAATTACGATCGATTCCCGCGTTCATTCGCGACTTATCGGCGCGCGCGGAAGAAATATCCGGAAAATTATGGAAGATTATAAGGTGGAAATCAAATTTCCAAGAAGTGATGATCCAGATCCAAATCTTGTTGTTATTATGGGGCAAGAAGATAATGTACTTGAAGCTAAAGATTATTTGCTCAATATGGAAGAGGAATat TTACAAGATGTTGCTGATCAAGAACACAGAGATAGTTATCGTCCTACATTCAGTACTTTGGGCGATAGTTTTGTAGGTGGCGGTCGTTCAAATGGTCGCGACAACAATGGATTCGTTGTACAGGGTGGTCCCTGGGAACAACAACGTGCGGCTGCTGTAGCTCCGAATACAGCGAGCGTTACCGAATTTCCGACGTTTGGTAACCGTAATGCCATTGAAGAGCCTCAAATAACTCCAGTAGCCGGAGCTTGGGGTTCACgccgttaa